One stretch of Gemmatimonadota bacterium DNA includes these proteins:
- a CDS encoding CPBP family intramembrane metalloprotease, with translation MVHQSFATRPAVPSRKVPPEIHPEPDVLDVFGSRDNVIRAHFQHVLDLSALAMIAVFTLYAIISKIALTLILEALPFYSIAGDAVAKAIDVRYMIVGHGFWLIFVVAFIAVPLLEILIYQWFPIWLSMKVIPSPVIAVCFSTVLFGAAHLYIEAFGVVTSILVGFFLSVAFLHARQVSWKRACWTTAAIYTSVNGIELTVALILIRLGIQGP, from the coding sequence ATGGTTCACCAGTCATTTGCAACCCGTCCAGCAGTACCATCACGTAAAGTCCCACCAGAAATCCATCCTGAACCCGACGTCCTTGATGTCTTCGGATCCAGAGACAATGTAATTCGGGCGCACTTTCAGCACGTTCTGGATCTCTCTGCGCTGGCGATGATTGCCGTTTTCACGCTCTATGCGATCATCTCAAAGATCGCGCTGACGCTTATCCTCGAGGCCCTGCCGTTTTACTCGATAGCCGGCGATGCTGTCGCTAAAGCTATTGATGTGAGGTACATGATTGTCGGCCACGGATTTTGGCTGATTTTCGTAGTGGCTTTCATCGCGGTACCACTTCTTGAAATACTGATCTATCAGTGGTTCCCAATCTGGCTCTCCATGAAGGTGATACCCAGCCCCGTTATTGCGGTCTGTTTTTCTACTGTACTCTTTGGCGCTGCTCATCTATACATCGAGGCATTCGGGGTTGTCACGTCCATCCTTGTTGGCTTTTTTCTATCGGTTGCATTTCTGCACGCGCGCCAGGTCAGTTGGAAGCGCGCGTGTTGGACGACCGCGGCAATTTACACGTCAGTAAACGGCATTGAACTGACGGTGGCTTTGATCCTCATCCGTCTGGGGATACAAGGGCCGTGA